In one window of uncultured Acetobacteroides sp. DNA:
- a CDS encoding ABC transporter permease, giving the protein MQLPLFFARRYLFSKKKHTSINIMSMISLVGVAVGAMALVVILSVYNGFDSYVRSLYSTFDPELKITPAEGKFFKYDDALKAKLMAVDGVQTVSRTLEENALVRYANKQQIITVKGVDDSYSKVVGIDSMLVGGNFILTQGDIDKASVGAMIAQSLGIGVNFMDPLFIYLPNRDATDMQSPDSFSERYVFPTSIFQTNLDYDMKYVMVPIRLLDAAYNFTNEASALEVKVKPGANLSDVYGKMKEALGSKYEVKDRFMQNEVLFRIMKSEKWIIYMILSLILIVASFNIIGSLSMLMLDKQEDVFVLRSLGASSKLIERIFLFEGWLISIFGASIGVVLGLGVALLQKYYKIVKLSTEGAFVLDAYPVKIEAVDLLAVFITVVLIGYFAARYPISSLKKQLV; this is encoded by the coding sequence ATGCAGCTGCCACTCTTTTTTGCCCGACGGTACCTCTTCTCCAAGAAGAAGCACACCTCCATCAACATCATGTCGATGATTAGCCTTGTGGGGGTTGCCGTAGGAGCAATGGCGCTGGTGGTTATTCTCTCGGTGTACAACGGATTCGACAGCTACGTTCGATCCCTCTACAGCACGTTCGATCCCGAGCTAAAGATCACCCCCGCCGAAGGTAAATTCTTCAAGTACGACGATGCCCTAAAGGCTAAACTGATGGCGGTCGACGGCGTTCAAACCGTTAGCCGCACGCTCGAAGAGAATGCCCTGGTGCGGTACGCCAACAAGCAGCAAATTATAACCGTAAAGGGGGTCGACGATAGCTACTCAAAGGTGGTGGGCATCGACTCCATGCTAGTTGGTGGAAACTTCATCCTAACGCAAGGCGATATCGATAAAGCCTCGGTAGGCGCCATGATTGCCCAGTCGTTGGGCATTGGCGTAAACTTCATGGATCCGCTCTTTATTTATCTCCCCAATCGGGATGCAACGGATATGCAGTCTCCAGATTCCTTCTCGGAGCGGTACGTTTTCCCCACATCCATCTTTCAGACGAATCTAGACTACGACATGAAGTACGTGATGGTGCCCATTCGTTTGCTGGATGCTGCGTACAACTTCACCAACGAAGCCTCGGCGCTGGAGGTGAAAGTAAAGCCTGGCGCTAATTTATCCGATGTTTACGGCAAGATGAAAGAGGCCTTGGGGAGTAAGTACGAGGTTAAGGACCGCTTCATGCAGAACGAGGTGCTTTTCCGAATCATGAAGTCGGAGAAGTGGATTATATACATGATTCTTTCGCTAATTCTCATCGTTGCCTCCTTTAATATAATAGGATCGCTCTCGATGCTGATGCTTGATAAGCAGGAGGATGTTTTTGTGCTTCGTTCGCTGGGCGCATCGTCGAAGTTGATCGAACGAATCTTTTTATTCGAGGGGTGGCTAATTTCCATTTTTGGCGCCAGCATAGGCGTTGTACTTGGATTAGGAGTAGCTCTTCTGCAGAAATACTATAAAATAGTAAAGCTATCTACCGAGGGAGCCTTTGTGCTTGATGCCTATCCCGTAAAAATTGAAGCTGTAGATTTGCTAGCTGTATTTATTACAGTTGTTCTTATTGGCTATTTTGCGGCTCGCTATCCAATATCTTCTTTAAAGAAGCAATTGGTGTAG
- the rbfA gene encoding 30S ribosome-binding factor RbfA, with amino-acid sequence MDSTRQLKIGRLLQKDLGELIQRQGLQAYDGAMVSVTTVRVSPDLSFARVYVSIFPSAKAKEVKVKLDAHAKMLRFELGQRVRHQLRIVPELAFYIDDSLDYVERIDNLLK; translated from the coding sequence ATGGATTCAACTCGACAGCTCAAGATAGGACGGCTTCTCCAAAAGGATTTGGGCGAGCTCATTCAGCGACAAGGCCTACAGGCGTACGATGGCGCGATGGTTTCGGTTACGACCGTACGCGTATCGCCCGACCTCAGCTTCGCACGGGTGTACGTCAGCATATTCCCCTCGGCCAAGGCCAAGGAGGTAAAGGTAAAGCTCGACGCGCACGCCAAGATGCTCCGCTTCGAGCTAGGGCAGCGCGTTCGCCATCAGCTGCGCATCGTCCCCGAACTGGCATTCTATATCGACGACTCGCTCGACTACGTGGAGCGCATCGACAACCTTCTCAAGTAG
- a CDS encoding class I SAM-dependent methyltransferase has product MIKYVIALATRFIPRHQLQKVAHTFMKAITPFYTGTNFEDPIDGRTYRKLLPYGRITPRQNALAPYSMSLERHRLLWLFLKQKTSFFSKPARMLHVAPEYCFIPLFRRLKHIEYITGDLISPWADVKMDVQDIPFPDDSFDIIMCNHVLEHVTDDRKAMCEFFRVMKPGGWGIFEVPVDYSNPKTLEDPAINTPELREKHYWQDDHLRLYGRDYADKLRSVGFDVTEDNLLMELAPEQRKRYALPPQEIVYLCKKPQL; this is encoded by the coding sequence ATGATTAAGTACGTCATTGCGCTAGCAACAAGGTTTATTCCCCGCCACCAGCTGCAAAAGGTTGCCCATACGTTTATGAAGGCAATCACGCCGTTCTACACCGGCACCAACTTCGAAGACCCGATCGATGGGCGCACCTACCGCAAGCTTCTTCCTTACGGGCGTATAACCCCACGGCAGAATGCGCTTGCGCCATACTCCATGTCGCTGGAGCGCCATCGCCTGCTATGGTTGTTCCTAAAGCAGAAAACCAGCTTCTTCAGCAAGCCAGCGAGGATGCTGCATGTTGCCCCCGAGTACTGCTTCATTCCCCTATTTAGGAGGCTGAAGCATATCGAGTACATCACCGGCGACCTCATCTCGCCCTGGGCCGATGTGAAGATGGACGTTCAGGACATCCCCTTCCCCGACGATTCGTTTGATATCATCATGTGCAACCACGTCCTGGAGCACGTCACCGACGATAGGAAGGCCATGTGCGAGTTTTTTCGGGTGATGAAGCCCGGCGGATGGGGCATCTTCGAGGTTCCTGTAGACTACAGCAACCCTAAAACGCTCGAAGATCCAGCCATCAATACGCCCGAGCTGCGCGAAAAGCACTACTGGCAGGACGATCATCTTCGCCTCTACGGCCGCGACTACGCCGATAAGCTCCGCTCGGTTGGCTTCGATGTCACCGAAGACAACCTGCTGATGGAGCTCGCTCCCGAGCAGCGTAAGCGCTACGCCCTTCCCCCACAGGAGATCGTGTACCTCTGCAAGAAACCACAATTGTAA